A single region of the Streptomyces sp. NBC_01381 genome encodes:
- a CDS encoding lactate utilization protein C: MSSRDLILGRVRRALTDVRDDVRAGTRADVRDDVRGDARADGVPYSYDGTVERGYLREHGDRTAEQTVELLAENLADYRAIVHRAEAGQLPELLGRLLAERGSRSVLVPAALPTGWLPAEGPERVEDLATHTARELDEVDSVVTGCAVAVAETGTIVLDGGPDQGRRRVTLVPDHHICVVRVPDQVVASVPLALERLDPARPLTWISGPSATSDIELDRVEGVHGPRRLEVVLVSGV, encoded by the coding sequence GTGAGCAGCAGAGACCTGATCCTGGGCAGGGTGCGACGCGCCCTGACCGACGTACGAGACGACGTACGAGCCGGTACACGAGCCGACGTGCGGGACGACGTACGGGGCGACGCGCGAGCCGACGGTGTGCCGTACTCCTACGACGGCACCGTCGAGCGCGGCTATCTGCGGGAGCACGGTGATCGCACCGCGGAGCAGACCGTCGAGCTGCTCGCCGAGAACCTCGCGGACTACCGGGCGATCGTGCATCGCGCAGAGGCGGGGCAGCTGCCGGAACTGCTCGGGCGGCTGCTCGCCGAGCGGGGCTCGCGCAGCGTGCTCGTGCCGGCCGCGCTGCCGACCGGCTGGCTGCCCGCGGAAGGACCGGAGCGCGTCGAGGACCTGGCCACGCACACCGCCCGGGAGCTTGACGAGGTCGACAGTGTCGTCACGGGCTGCGCGGTCGCCGTCGCCGAGACCGGCACGATCGTCCTGGACGGCGGCCCGGACCAGGGCCGCCGCCGCGTCACGCTCGTCCCCGATCACCACATCTGTGTCGTACGGGTCCCTGATCAGGTCGTCGCCTCCGTCCCCCTGGCACTCGAACGGCTCGACCCCGCCCGGCCGCTCACGTGGATCTCGGGACCGTCGGCGACCAGTGACATCGAACTGGACCGGGTGGAGGGCGTACACGGCCCGCGCAGGCTCGAGGTGGTGCTGGTGAGCGGAGTGTGA